The sequence TATGTGCTGTTGTAGCCTTGAGTTTCTCTACTAATTTTTGTTGTTGGCTATGTAAGGTTTTAACACCAAGTGTCACTCTATGGCTCATGCCATCACCTAGATAACTAGATAGCTGTTCAGGCCAATCTATCTCTATTTTTGAGAATGCACTGCTATAAGCTTGTGCTAATTGAATATCACCTTCTAAATCAAGTTTATTTTCTCTAATTAATTTGGTGATTTTTGCTGGATCTTTAAGTTCTAATAAGGTGTCTATGCTTGCGCAAATAATACAGTCAGCTTGTTTTTCATCTGTGGTTAAAATTATAAACTTTTCGCCGGTATATAATAAGATGAAAGCTTGTTGCCAATCTTTAATGTTTAGCTGTAATGTTTTGTGTTTGATTGCACTTAAACTAGTGTGAAGTTGAGGCGATAATTTTATCGCTTGATTTAACACTGATTCGATTAAGGCGATAATGAGCTGGGATAGCATATTGATTCCCTAGAAAGTAAAGGCGAGTTTCCCCGCCTAAAAATTTAGCTTAGTATTTAAAACCACGATGTAGGGCTACTATGCCGCCAGTTAAGTTTTGGTAGCTTGTTTGCTCAAAACCAACTTGTTCCATCATGCCTTTTAATGTTTCTTGATCTGGATGCATACGGATAGATTCAGCTAAATATTGATATGACTCACTGTCGTTAGTCACAACAGAGCCTATTTTTGGTAAAACGTTGAATGAGTAAAAATCATAAACTTTAGTTAAAAGCTCATTGTCAGGCTTTGAAAACTCTAGCACTAATAAACGACCTCCTGGCTTTAATACGCGAAACATTGAGGCCAGGGCTTTATCTTTATCAGTAACATTACGTAAACCAAATGCAATTGTAATAATATCAAAGCTGTTATCAGGGAAAGGTAATGCTTCAGCATTTAATTGTACATACTCGATGTTACCTACTCGGCCTTGATCTCTTAATTTCTCACGACCGACTTTAAGCATAGAGTCATTAATATCACCTAAAATAACTTGACCCGTTTCACCGGTAATTTGGCTAAACTTAGATGTCAAGTCGCCGGTACCGCCAGCTAAATCTAGAATCTTATGACCTTTTCTCACACCTGAACTGGCGATAGTTTGACGTTTCCAAAGACGGTGAATACCCATAGACATCAAATCGTTCATAATATCGTATTTTGCAGCAACAGAATGGAAAACGTCGGCAACCATGCCAACCTTCTCTTGCTTGCTGACCGTTTTATAACCAAAGTGAGTGGTGTTGTCTTGAGTTTGTTTCATCATTTTTCCCTATCAAATGCGAGAGATATTATCTTTGATAGTTTACTTGATTATGTATACCCATGCTAGCCTAAGATTGATGGCTAAGGACAATATAGGATGTATGATTGAGAGTAGGTAATATAAAATTTAAAGATAGTTATGAGAACAAAACAGTTTGATTTTTGTTCTCATAAATTTGTTTGATTAGTCAGCGAATTGAATCACTGTATTTTTCCCTGCTTGTTTTGCTTGCTCAGTAGCTGAGTGCACCTTATGGGTTAAGCTATTGAGTTCTTCTCTTGGAGATATTTCAGCAATACCCATAGAAATTGTGATTGTGGGTAATCTACGGCCTGTTCTTGAACTGACAAAGCGTAGTTTTTCTACACCACTTCGCATTTTTTCTGCTATTTCAGTGACTGCAGTTAACTCTACTTCAGGTAAAATAATTAAAAATTCTTCTTTTTTTGTTCTCACGGGTAAACCGCTTTCGAGTACATAAGACTTTACCTTTGAAGCTATTTTATTAAGTACAACATCACTAATAATATGACCGTATTTACGACTGAAGTCATTGAAATCATCTATGCTAATATTGATAGCGCACAGGGATTTATTTTCATCTATCCATAATTGGGCTTGTTCAGCCATATAATTTTGCTTAAATAATCCTGTTAAAGGATCTTTATGTGTTGCTTGTTTTAAAGAGAGTAGTTTCTGTTTAGTCTTTTTATTTTCTGTTTGTGCTTGCAGTAAATTATCTTGTAATTTTAACTGTGATGTTTTGAGTTTATAACTGGCATCAATAATACTTGATAGCACCTGACGAGATTGTGTTAGGTTATTTTCATCTATCGATAAAAGAGAACTATCCAATTGAGCTATATATTGGTTTATCGCTTGATTGCCCTCCGTTGTTGAAGCTTCAATATTATTAACAACCTCAGTAACACCTTTTATTAACAAGTCTTGAGACTTGTGTTCTTGAGATAAATGGCGTTGATAAAAACTCTCAAGGATAAAATCATCAAGTTGCTGTTTATTAGCAATGGAACGTTCTATGTCTTTGTTTAATTCTGCATTATCTGCGGAAATATAAGCATATGCCACATGATAATTAATCGGATGGGGAGCGAGTTTATGTTCTTCTAAAAATAGGCAAAGCTGAGTCATTTTATCTTGCGCTTTAGCCATGGAATCATGGTACTTCATAATTGTCCAATCAATAAAATTCGTAGCTGTTCCTCAGCTAAATAAGAAAACAAACCTCAATCCATGAGTTATTTTACCATTAAAAAACAAATTTGATTATATTGGAATAGTTTTAGCTAATAATTATATAAAACCAGAATAAAGTGGGAGTTTATTAACCCACACGCTCTTTATTTCGGTAATTATGCCTCACTTTGTGTTTGTATCTTAAAATGTGGGTTTATATCGTATTTTTCTTTGTTCGCTTTTTTATTTGGGTTAGCCTTAATGTATTGGTAGCATAATTGAGAGTGAAGATGAAAAAAATAATTAATAAAACATTAATCGCTGGTGCGTTGATGGTTGCTTTAACTGGCTGCAATTTGACTGCATCAAACCCAAATGATAGTTTTACTCAGCTAGCTGAAAAAATTGTAGATTACCGTAAAAGTATCGATACCTATAGTGCTAATGAAGGCATTGATAATCACTTTTTACCCGATTTATCGCCAGCGTTTTTAAAAGCAAAAAATGAAAGCTTCTCAGCTTTATTAGCCCAATTAAATGCACTCGATCCTGAGTTAATGAATGCGGATAATAAAATCAACTTGGCAATTATTAAGGCTCAAGTTCAAAATACATTAGATGAATATCGGTTCAATGCGCATTATATGCCATTGACCTCTGAATTTGGTTTTCATTCATCTATGTCATTTTTGATTTCTCGATCGGATTTTTCAAATAAGCAAGGCTACGATTTATATCTGAAACGCCTTGCAGATATGCCTAGGTATTTTTCTGAAAATATATTTTGGATGAAAAAAGGCATTGAAGTTGGCTTTACACAACCTAAAGTTGTACTTGTTGGTTATGAAGATTCGATAACAACTTTTATTAAAGATGATCCTGAGCAATCTAGCTTTTATGCACCATTTAAAGAAAATAAAGCAAATTTAGATAAAGCTGAATTTGCATCTTTACAGCAACAAGCTAAAAAAATTATTCAGGCAAAAGTGATTCCAGCCTACCAAGATTACAAAGCTTTTTTCACTCAAGAGTATTATCCTGCAGCGAGAAATGAAATTGGTGTTTCAACTACTGAAAATGGTGAGTCATTTTATACCAATAGAGCGAAGCATTACACTACAACTGAGATGTCTCCAAAAGAAATTCATCAGCTAGGTTTAAAAGAAGTTAAACGTATACGCGCTGAAATGCAGGTAATTATTGAACAAGTGGGTTTTGAAGGTGACTTTGCTAAGTTTGTAGAGTTTTTACGTACAGACCCTCAGTTTTATGCAAAAACACCTGAAGCACTATTAAAAGAAGCCTCATTTATTTCTAAAAAAATAGATGCTCAGTTACCTAAATTATTCCATACCTTACCACGCACCCCGTATGGTGTAGCGCCGGTTCCGGCAAGTATCGCACCTAAATACACTACAGGTCGTTATGTTGGTCCAAGTCGAGATGATCAGCCAGGTTATTATTGGGTAAATACATATGGCTTAGATAAACGCCCTTTATACGTATTAGAAGCGTTAACTTTACATGAAGCAGTACCGGGTCATCATCTACAGATTTCACTTAATAGTGAACTAGAAAATCTACCTAGCTATAGACAAAATGCTTATATTTCTGCTTTTGGTGAAGGCTGGGGTTTATATTCTGAGTGGTTAGGCTTAGAAGTTGGCTTTTATCAAGATCCTTATAGTAACTTTGGCCGTTTAACTTATGAGATGTGGCGTGCAGCAAGGCTAGTTGTTGATACAGGCATGCATATGTTTGGCTGGAGTCGTGAGCAAGCGATGAATTTCATGAAAGACAATACAGCATTGTCTTTGCATAATGTAAAAACTGAAACGGATCGTTATATTTCATGGCCTGGACAAGCTCTATCATACAAAATTGGTGAGTTAACTATTAAGCGTTTACGGAAAGAAGCAGAAGAAAGTTTAGGTGATAAGTTTGATGTAAGAGAATTCCACCATCAAATTTTGAAAAATGGTTCAGTACCTTTGTCTATATTAGAGCAGCAAATCGCTTTATATATTACAGAAACTAAGCTTAAATAACTCTCAATTGGGAAGTATAAATATGGCTGCTTCATATTAGGAGAAGTAAACGAAGCAGCCAAAAGCCCCCGACCTGTTATCGTTGGCGGCATCGCAATCATAGGCCTTAATAAATAAAACTAACCCTTAGATCGATAGCTTTGCGTCCTTAGTTTTCACTAAGTTTGCCTTTACTTACTTAAACAGTTCTCTTTTAGTCTAGTCGGT is a genomic window of Pseudoalteromonas sp. '520P1 No. 423' containing:
- a CDS encoding DUF885 family protein, which gives rise to MKKIINKTLIAGALMVALTGCNLTASNPNDSFTQLAEKIVDYRKSIDTYSANEGIDNHFLPDLSPAFLKAKNESFSALLAQLNALDPELMNADNKINLAIIKAQVQNTLDEYRFNAHYMPLTSEFGFHSSMSFLISRSDFSNKQGYDLYLKRLADMPRYFSENIFWMKKGIEVGFTQPKVVLVGYEDSITTFIKDDPEQSSFYAPFKENKANLDKAEFASLQQQAKKIIQAKVIPAYQDYKAFFTQEYYPAARNEIGVSTTENGESFYTNRAKHYTTTEMSPKEIHQLGLKEVKRIRAEMQVIIEQVGFEGDFAKFVEFLRTDPQFYAKTPEALLKEASFISKKIDAQLPKLFHTLPRTPYGVAPVPASIAPKYTTGRYVGPSRDDQPGYYWVNTYGLDKRPLYVLEALTLHEAVPGHHLQISLNSELENLPSYRQNAYISAFGEGWGLYSEWLGLEVGFYQDPYSNFGRLTYEMWRAARLVVDTGMHMFGWSREQAMNFMKDNTALSLHNVKTETDRYISWPGQALSYKIGELTIKRLRKEAEESLGDKFDVREFHHQILKNGSVPLSILEQQIALYITETKLK
- a CDS encoding SCP2 domain-containing protein, producing MLSQLIIALIESVLNQAIKLSPQLHTSLSAIKHKTLQLNIKDWQQAFILLYTGEKFIILTTDEKQADCIICASIDTLLELKDPAKITKLIRENKLDLEGDIQLAQAYSSAFSKIEIDWPEQLSSYLGDGMSHRVTLGVKTLHSQQQKLVEKLKATTAHTLQDELKVAMHPIELTIFKNDNRQLTSDLDVLEHRINILMQSVK
- the ubiE gene encoding bifunctional demethylmenaquinone methyltransferase/2-methoxy-6-polyprenyl-1,4-benzoquinol methylase UbiE, whose translation is MKQTQDNTTHFGYKTVSKQEKVGMVADVFHSVAAKYDIMNDLMSMGIHRLWKRQTIASSGVRKGHKILDLAGGTGDLTSKFSQITGETGQVILGDINDSMLKVGREKLRDQGRVGNIEYVQLNAEALPFPDNSFDIITIAFGLRNVTDKDKALASMFRVLKPGGRLLVLEFSKPDNELLTKVYDFYSFNVLPKIGSVVTNDSESYQYLAESIRMHPDQETLKGMMEQVGFEQTSYQNLTGGIVALHRGFKY
- a CDS encoding diguanylate cyclase domain-containing protein; translation: MKYHDSMAKAQDKMTQLCLFLEEHKLAPHPINYHVAYAYISADNAELNKDIERSIANKQQLDDFILESFYQRHLSQEHKSQDLLIKGVTEVVNNIEASTTEGNQAINQYIAQLDSSLLSIDENNLTQSRQVLSSIIDASYKLKTSQLKLQDNLLQAQTENKKTKQKLLSLKQATHKDPLTGLFKQNYMAEQAQLWIDENKSLCAINISIDDFNDFSRKYGHIISDVVLNKIASKVKSYVLESGLPVRTKKEEFLIILPEVELTAVTEIAEKMRSGVEKLRFVSSRTGRRLPTITISMGIAEISPREELNSLTHKVHSATEQAKQAGKNTVIQFAD